One window from the genome of uncultured Tateyamaria sp. encodes:
- a CDS encoding outer membrane protein transport protein, which produces MKFRFLTAAALLASTTSAYAVGLDRSGQSISVLFQDGNHLEFSLGYTDPTITGTTFVAPGFVQNESGNVGDSFLTFGAGIKVDLNDRWSFALIGDEPYGADTFYGNSSATSALGGTGATVDSYAITALARYKFNDNWSVHGGLRYQEVSASVTLGGVAFGAVNGYDGFFGSDGDVGYVIGAAYEIPAIALRVALTYNSSTTHDLPTTESGLPVPFLNGNSITEVETPESVNLDFQTGIAANTLLFGNVRWANYGQTNVSPVGFTTVTGSSLTDLETGYDFSLGVGRRFNEKWSGSLAVGYSTLGDDDFVSPLAPTNGQVSISVGAKYDVNDSFAIAGGIRYTDLGNAIPNTASTARGSFDGNDAISAGLRFEYKF; this is translated from the coding sequence ATGAAATTCCGTTTCTTGACGGCGGCTGCTCTGCTGGCGTCAACGACTTCTGCTTACGCCGTCGGACTGGATCGCTCCGGACAATCGATCTCGGTCCTTTTTCAGGACGGCAATCACCTCGAGTTTTCCTTGGGGTACACAGACCCGACAATCACCGGGACGACCTTCGTTGCACCGGGCTTTGTCCAGAACGAATCCGGCAATGTAGGCGACAGCTTTCTGACGTTCGGCGCGGGTATCAAAGTTGACCTGAACGATCGGTGGTCCTTCGCGCTGATCGGTGACGAACCCTATGGGGCCGATACGTTTTACGGCAACAGCTCGGCCACATCGGCGCTCGGTGGCACTGGGGCGACCGTCGACAGCTATGCGATCACTGCCCTGGCCCGTTACAAGTTCAACGACAACTGGTCGGTCCACGGCGGTTTGCGCTACCAGGAAGTGTCGGCAAGCGTGACCCTGGGCGGTGTCGCCTTTGGCGCGGTGAACGGCTATGATGGCTTTTTCGGCAGCGACGGCGACGTCGGGTACGTGATCGGCGCCGCTTACGAGATCCCAGCGATCGCGCTGCGCGTTGCCCTGACCTACAACTCGTCCACGACTCATGATCTGCCTACCACGGAATCCGGCCTGCCGGTTCCGTTCCTGAACGGCAACAGCATCACCGAGGTGGAAACCCCCGAATCCGTCAATCTGGATTTCCAGACCGGCATCGCGGCCAACACACTCCTGTTCGGTAACGTCCGTTGGGCGAACTACGGCCAGACAAACGTGTCGCCAGTCGGGTTTACAACTGTGACCGGTTCCAGCTTGACCGACCTTGAAACCGGTTATGACTTCTCGCTTGGTGTGGGCCGCCGGTTTAACGAAAAGTGGTCTGGCTCCCTCGCGGTTGGCTACTCGACCCTTGGCGACGACGACTTTGTATCACCCCTCGCTCCGACAAACGGGCAGGTGTCGATCTCTGTTGGCGCGAAGTACGACGTGAACGATAGCTTCGCGATCGCCGGCGGTATTCGCTATACGGATCTGGGCAACGCTATCCCGAACACGGCCAGCACGGCGCGCGGTTCATTTGACGGCAACGATGCCATCTCGGCCGGCCTGCGGTTCGAATACAAGTTCTAA
- a CDS encoding DMT family transporter, which yields MTPQKTLSGRAWSELLLLGLIWGASFLSIRIALDEISPLTSVAHRTFWAMCVLWVVVALMRLPLPRDPRVWMAFLGMGLLNNVIPFGLMAWGQLHIETGLTSILNAATAIFGVIAAALFFADERITVRKGIGVALGFLGVATAIGLDNFRSFDLRSLAQLAIIAGTVSYALASVWARRFLVGLSPQVAAAGMLTGSTVITLPLAWIVDGPISLNLQGDTILAIAYYAIVATAGAYLLYYRVLAMAGSGNLMLVTLVIPPVAIVLGAWIRDETLNPNAFAGFAILALGLAILDGRILTLLRRPGVDPFHPRG from the coding sequence ATGACACCGCAAAAAACACTGTCGGGCCGCGCCTGGTCCGAGTTGCTTCTTCTCGGGCTGATCTGGGGTGCGTCATTCCTGTCGATCCGCATCGCTTTGGACGAAATCTCACCGCTCACCAGCGTGGCGCATCGCACATTCTGGGCGATGTGCGTGCTGTGGGTGGTTGTGGCACTGATGCGTCTGCCGCTGCCACGCGATCCGCGCGTCTGGATGGCCTTTCTGGGCATGGGGCTGCTGAACAACGTCATCCCGTTTGGCCTCATGGCGTGGGGGCAGCTGCATATCGAGACCGGCCTCACGTCAATCCTGAACGCCGCAACGGCGATTTTCGGGGTCATTGCCGCCGCCCTCTTTTTTGCCGATGAACGGATCACCGTGCGCAAAGGCATCGGTGTGGCCCTCGGGTTCCTTGGTGTTGCCACGGCCATTGGCCTCGACAATTTCCGATCCTTCGATCTGCGCAGCCTTGCGCAACTTGCGATCATCGCGGGCACCGTCAGCTACGCGCTGGCGAGCGTCTGGGCGCGCCGCTTCCTGGTGGGATTGTCGCCGCAAGTGGCGGCGGCGGGCATGCTGACCGGATCGACTGTGATCACCCTGCCCCTGGCCTGGATCGTTGACGGTCCAATCAGCCTGAACCTGCAAGGCGACACCATCCTTGCCATCGCCTATTACGCCATCGTCGCGACGGCAGGTGCATACCTGTTGTACTACCGCGTCCTGGCGATGGCAGGATCGGGCAACCTGATGCTGGTAACGCTTGTCATTCCGCCCGTGGCCATCGTGCTGGGCGCCTGGATCCGGGACGAGACACTGAACCCCAACGCGTTTGCAGGGTTTGCCATCCTGGCCCTTGGCCTTGCCATTCTGGATGGTCGCATCCTGACGCTCTTGCGACGCCCGGGCGTTGACCCCTTTCACCCCCGCGGCTAG
- a CDS encoding ATPase, with product MLYHDADAWRGAATKRVLVFGMSGLGKTHMSTTVRDSGTWFHYSIDYRIGTRYMGERIADNAKAEAMKVPFLRDLLMSDSIYIGSNITFHNLSPVSTYLGKPGDPAKGGLPINDYRRRQEQFRQSEIAALQDTGYFAERAQALYGYPNFICDTGGSICEWVDPADDNDPLMTTLSSVALPIWIKGDDAHTAALVARFDKAPKPMAYQPEFLLECWTTYLAETGEAEDKVDPNAFVRWTYARALAHRQPRYEAMARWGVTVTADEVASLRGEADFVELVSAALGRA from the coding sequence CTGCTTTACCACGATGCGGACGCCTGGCGCGGCGCGGCGACCAAACGTGTTCTGGTCTTTGGCATGTCTGGCCTGGGCAAAACGCACATGTCCACCACCGTGCGTGACAGCGGCACCTGGTTTCACTATTCGATCGATTACCGCATCGGCACCCGGTACATGGGCGAGCGCATCGCCGACAATGCAAAGGCCGAGGCGATGAAAGTCCCGTTCCTGCGCGATCTTCTGATGTCGGACAGCATCTATATCGGGTCCAACATCACCTTTCATAACCTCAGCCCCGTCTCGACCTATCTGGGCAAACCCGGCGATCCGGCCAAGGGCGGATTGCCCATCAACGACTACCGCCGCCGACAGGAACAGTTCCGCCAGTCCGAGATCGCGGCATTGCAGGACACCGGCTATTTCGCCGAACGGGCGCAGGCGCTTTATGGGTATCCGAATTTCATCTGCGACACTGGCGGCTCGATCTGCGAATGGGTGGACCCGGCCGACGATAACGATCCGCTGATGACCACGCTCAGTTCCGTGGCCTTGCCGATCTGGATCAAGGGCGACGACGCCCACACTGCGGCCCTGGTCGCGCGGTTTGACAAGGCACCCAAGCCCATGGCCTATCAGCCGGAATTCCTGCTGGAGTGCTGGACGACGTACCTGGCCGAAACAGGCGAGGCCGAGGACAAGGTTGACCCCAATGCCTTTGTGCGCTGGACCTACGCACGGGCCCTGGCCCACCGGCAGCCCCGGTACGAAGCGATGGCGCGGTGGGGCGTGACGGTGACGGCGGACGAGGTGGCCTCGCTCCGCGGCGAGGCCGATTTTGTTGAATTGGTAAGCGCGGCGCTGGGGCGCGCGTGA
- the metA gene encoding homoserine O-succinyltransferase produces the protein MPIKLPSTLPAYDVLTNEGVMVMDEELAAHQDIRPLKIGLLNLMPKKIQTETQFARLIGATPLQIELSLIRMSDHETKNTAAAHMESFYRPFQEVKAQKFDGLIITGAPIEHLDFEDVDYWRELEEVMDWTQTNVHSTFGVCWGGMAMLHHFHKVPKHLLGSKLFGAYRHANLAPASPYLRGFSDDCVVPVSRWTEVRAPEVEAAGLPILLGSDVTGPCLIEDPGHRALYILNHFEYDSDTLKQEYDRDLANVQVEGAAIALPVGYFPDDDPAQRPANRWRSHAHLLYGNWLSEIYLTTPYDMKRIGQDRTDLRG, from the coding sequence ATGCCCATCAAACTGCCATCCACCCTGCCCGCCTATGACGTTCTGACGAACGAGGGCGTGATGGTCATGGACGAGGAGTTGGCCGCGCATCAGGATATCCGGCCGCTCAAGATCGGGCTGCTGAACCTGATGCCCAAGAAGATCCAGACCGAAACCCAGTTTGCGCGCCTCATCGGGGCCACGCCGCTGCAGATCGAGCTGAGCCTGATCCGCATGTCGGATCACGAGACCAAGAACACTGCCGCCGCGCATATGGAAAGCTTTTACCGCCCGTTTCAGGAGGTGAAGGCCCAGAAATTTGACGGTCTCATCATCACGGGCGCCCCGATCGAGCATCTGGATTTCGAGGATGTGGACTATTGGAGAGAGCTGGAAGAGGTCATGGACTGGACCCAGACCAATGTGCATTCCACGTTTGGCGTGTGCTGGGGCGGCATGGCGATGCTGCACCATTTCCACAAGGTGCCCAAGCATCTGCTGGGATCCAAGCTGTTTGGCGCGTACCGTCACGCCAACCTGGCGCCGGCCTCGCCCTATCTGCGGGGGTTTTCGGACGATTGCGTGGTGCCCGTGTCCCGCTGGACCGAGGTGCGCGCGCCCGAAGTCGAAGCCGCGGGTCTGCCGATCCTGCTGGGGTCGGACGTCACCGGCCCCTGTCTGATCGAAGATCCGGGTCACCGGGCGCTCTATATCCTCAATCATTTTGAATATGACAGCGATACGCTGAAGCAGGAATATGATCGCGACCTTGCCAATGTGCAGGTCGAAGGGGCCGCGATTGCCCTGCCCGTCGGATATTTCCCCGACGACGACCCCGCGCAACGTCCGGCCAACCGCTGGCGCAGCCATGCGCACCTTCTTTATGGCAACTGGCTGTCCGAGATTTATCTCACCACCCCGTATGACATGAAGCGGATCGGGCAGGATCGCACTGATCTGCGGGGGTGA